In Beutenbergia cavernae DSM 12333, the DNA window CTACATCGGCGGTCAGGACAAGCCGGCCGACACCAGCGCCGACGCCTGCCCGTTCTGCCGGATCCCGGCACGGTCCGACGCCGACGGCCTCGTGGTCCACCGGGGCAGGACGTGCTACGTCGTCCTCAACCTCTACCCGTACAACCCGGGGCACCTCCTGGTGTGCCCGTACCGCCACGTGGCGGACTACCCGGACCTGACGCAGGCGGAGACGCACGAGCTGGCGGCGCTCACGGCGACGGCGATGCGGGTCACGCGTGCCGTGTCCCGGCCCGACGGGTTCAACATCGGGCTCAACCAGGGGGAGGTCGCGGGGGCGGGGATCGCCGCCCACCTGCACCAGCACGTGGTCCCGCGGTGGTCCGGGGACTCGAACTTCCTTCCGATCGTCGCCCGCACGAAGGCCCTGCCGCAGCTGCTCGGCGAGACCCGCGAGCTGCTGGCCGGAGCCTGGCCGCAGGCCACGTCGTCCGAGGGGGAGGGCTCGTGCTGAAGAGCCTGCGCGCTGCCGTGACGCGGATCGTCACGCCGCTCGCGCGCGCTCTCGTGCGCGCCGGCGTGTCGCCCGACGTCGTC includes these proteins:
- a CDS encoding HIT family protein; translation: MAHESPAEFAGDPDDVARLWTPHRMVYIGGQDKPADTSADACPFCRIPARSDADGLVVHRGRTCYVVLNLYPYNPGHLLVCPYRHVADYPDLTQAETHELAALTATAMRVTRAVSRPDGFNIGLNQGEVAGAGIAAHLHQHVVPRWSGDSNFLPIVARTKALPQLLGETRELLAGAWPQATSSEGEGSC